TGCATCACGCGATGTTCCATTACGGACATACGCTTCCACTTCGATCGGCTTGCCAACCTGTGGTAGTACCGACCTTAGAGTAACCGAATCAACCGACAGGTTCTGATCAATTCCGGCTACGCCCTGGCCAACAGGCAGAATAAAAACGGATGCATCAATTTTAAGCCCCCTAACAGCTTCGGTAGCATCGGCAACATCAAGATTTTTCTGTCCGTCACTGATAAAATAAATTTCTTTATGAGGATGCGAGGCATCGGCAAATAAGGTACCAAGGATCTCCATCAGGGATTCGGTGTCAGGCAGACCGTCAGACACGTGCAGTGCATTTACGCGGGAATGTGCCTGACTGAATACGCGTGAAAAACCCGCACCGGCTGCTTCGGGTGTTGGAATGAGCGAAATCACGCTTATTTCATCACCATCGCGCATCATATCGATAACCTGGTGTGCAAACTTCTGAGCCTGGTGAAACCGCACTCCGTTCTGATCGGCAATGTCCATACTGGCACTATTGTCAACAACAATAACAACACTGGCATGTGTTGTTGACGTTAGTAATGGCAAATTGGATGGTACAGTTGGCCTGGCAAACGCCAGTACTGCAAAGGCAACAACCAGGGTCCGCAGAATCAGGAGGAGCAGCTGCTGAAGTTTGAGTTTCCGTACACGAGTCTGCTGTAACTCAAGAATGAACCGCAGGGTACTAAACTCAACTGTCCGCAAACGCCGAAGATTAAAAAGGTGCAACAGCAGCGGTATCCCCGCTGCTATCATCCCAATCAGTGCCAGTGGATTTAGGAAATTCACTACCGACGGCTCCCCGGCTGGGACTCAAGTCCAACAAGCCGACGCAGTCGGGTTACCTCAGAGCGCGTTAGGTGACGGTATTCGCCGCGCGCCAGCCCCTGCGTACTAAGAAAGGCATAATACTTACGGTCGAGCTTTTTAACGTCGTAACCAAAATGCTCAAACAATCTGCGCACTTCCCGGTTTCTGCCTTCCGTAATTTCGATTTGCACTTTATGTGCATCTTTAGGATTTACAAAAACTTCACATGGCCGGCTTGGACCATCATCTAACTCTACGCCGGCTGCAATCGCTGCTGCGTGCTTTTCCTGCAGTGGCTTATCAAGGGCTACGTTGTAGGCGCGTACGATACCGTATCGGGGGTGCATGAGGCGATTGCTCAGATCACCATCGTTGGTTATCAACAATACACCCGTCGTATTCCTGTCAAGTCTGCCAACTGAGAATAGCCGCGTTCGCAATCTCACAATGTCGAATATCGTAGTCCTGCCTAATTCATCGTTCGAGGTAGAGATTACATCCTTAGGCTTGTTTAATAAAATATAGGTCAGGTGTTTATATCGCGTAATAATCTCACCGTTTACGGCAACTACATCATGAATGCCAATCTTCCTGCCGAGTTCTGTGCACACTACGCCATTCACAGTAACATTACCATTTCGTACTAAGTCGTCAGCAGTTCGCCTGGATGCAACTCCGGCGTCAGCAATTGCTTTATTCAACCGTACTTCATGATCCGGTAACTCTGCTTCGTTCTTTTTCGAAAACGGTCTCTTCTGACTTCGTTCCTGTACAATACGACGGTTTCCATCACTGCGCATGTCCCTCTCCGACCTGTTATCCCGTCTGCCAAACGATCGACTCCCACCCGTGGGACGACTCCCACCCGTGGGACGACTCCCACCCGTGGGACGACTTCCGCCTGTGGGACGACTCCCGCCTGTGGGACGACTCCCGCCGCTGGGACGACTCCCGCCGCTGGGACGACTCCCGCCTGTGGGACGACTCCCGCCCGTGGGACGACTCCCGCCTGTGCGCCGATCCTTCTTGGATGATGCTGCATCTGACTCATCCGGGCGTCTGACTTTTGAACCTGAAAACTTCATAATTAGTGCCGATTCACATCGTGAAGAAAAAAACCTACATTCGCCAACGTCTATGCTGCCAGCTCCACAAATGTGGATTTGCTCGAATTTCTGATTCCAGCATTGCAACATGCCGGTGTGTTAATTCAATGACTGATTCCGGGTTATCTGACAGATCTGCTGAAGGAACAGGCTGCACATTGACGGAATATTTACCTGTGTCGTGTCGGACAGCCGTCCCTAAAAACATGGGCACATTAAATTTCAATGCAAGTGCTGCCGGAGCGCTGTACGTTGGCGTAGGTCTGCCAAAAAACTCAATCTGCGGATCATGGTCTGCCGAAGCATGCTGGTCTGCCAGGAACGCCACAATGCCACCTTCCTGAATCGTGCGGACCAAGGTCCGTGCCGCCTTGTGCATTGGGACAACGATGTTACCAAAACGCGTCCTGATGGTATTCAGCTCAGCATCCAGATAGGCATTGTGTTGCGGATGGACAACAATGGTAAGGGGCTTGTGCAGGCAAACACCTGCTGCCATCGCCAAATATTCCCAGTTTCCAAAGTGTCCGGAAAGCAGGATACTTGGCAAACCGTTCCTTGCCCGTTCAGCAACAACGTCAAGACCTGAGAACGTAACCTGGTTTATCAGGTCATCGGCTGACAGAGCCTTTGAATACAGCATCTCGGCAAACGTAATTCCAAGATTAACGTATGCACCACGTACCAAAGCCCCTTTCCACTCATCTGAGTGTCCGGGGTACGCCTTGCTGATATTATCGTAGGTTATCATTCTTCGTTTTGTTTGCAGCATCAACAGCAGGCCCAGCATTTTGCCGAATTTGCGCGTACAGCGAAGTCCACATTTCTGCAGAACAGCCGACAGAATGCTGATTACTGTGTACTGAAACCGGTGTGCCATTACTTACCGTGCCGTAGGAGTAAGCGAGCGCGTAGGCATCGGATCGGGCTCGAATGCCTTTGCGTAGATTTCAAACCACTTTTCGTTGCGCACTTCGCCAATCATCGTACTATGAACAAGTTTATGATTTGCCTGACCCTGCACATCCACAAAATAAAAATACACGCCGCCCTGAATTCCCTGATAGAACCATTCCTCGTATGGTTTTGTATCGATGGTTTGAATGTGTTGTGTTGTCTGGGTTGGCGGACCATATTTCAGCAGTGTACGGCCGCGATCGCTGCGCCATCCATCTTTAAATGCGGGGCTTGCATAAAACGCCTGAGCCCTCTTAAGCATGGATCGGAACTCATCCAGGCGTTCATTTACCGGTGTGGACAGATCAGGGTCGCGAGACTGCCAAAAGCGATACAGATATCGTTGCTGAGCGCGAACATCAGTAAGGCCGGCCAGAGTTTGTTTTTCCGCCTTAGTAGCCAGAACGTCTGACAATTCGAGTTCCAGCTTTAGCTTACTGCCTTCGCATACAGCCCACTCAGACGCAAGGAAGCGTTGTTCTTCTGTTAGCAGGATGGTTCCCTCGGGCGGGAGTTCAGGGTTAAGAATGTAGAATCGTTCACTGCGAGAAGCAATGGGTGTGTTCCCGCTGGTTGGATACTGGAATATCCTCACATTGAGCGTATAGACGCCTGTGCGCAGTGCTCCTGCCGGGATAGATTCACTCACAACTAAACCATTGCCACTGCCAAGAAGTTTAGCATGTTGGTTTAGGACCGGCTGAAGTGCAAAATCCAGGACCTCGAACTCAACGGCAAGTGTATCTGCATGGTTAGCCAGGGCTTGATAGACTTCAAAATAAACCGAGATATTGGGGTCTGTGCCTGAGAATTCATGTCGGGGATTAGGAATTGCCACGACACCATTTCTTGTATAGTGCGGGACTACATCGCCGGCAGACGGTGCAGTAAACATCAGATCGCTCATCTCTATTTTTTGTCCGAACCCGCGGACATCAAAGTCAAACTGAAGCATTGCAGCACGTTTGGTATTAACATAATCCTGCACATTGAGCAATGCGTGGTATCTGCCCGGAGGTAGCTCAAATGACCTGACTCCGGTAAAAAAGCGACTATGTTTAAACACCAAACCCGGCAATGGGCCGGCAGCAATCCACCTATCGGTAATTGTATCACCGTCCGGGGTACGTAAGCGAAGCGTGCACAGGAGTTCGCCCTCGTAGTCACCCGTAGCCGTTCGTGTAGGAGTTAGTGTGGTATCCGGGAACGAATACTGAAACTCCCAGCGCGTGCTTCCCACTGAGGTTCTGAACTGAACAGCATCGGCAAGGATGTTAATACTCTGTTCAGCCCCTTTCATGAAAGGGGCTATGACAAGTGCGAATCCAAGAACAAATCGCCCGAGAATGTTAGTCGATGAAGAAGGAAACACTTACACGATTTACCATGCCAAGGTTTGCCGACGGGCTGACGGAATAGTCCAGGCGTCCATCGAACGAACCGGTTCGATATACCAGGCCGACACCGCCTGATAAGCCAAATTCACTCTGACCAAACCGGTAGCCTGCGCGAAGGGAAACAAACTCTCGGAATGTATATTCAGTACCGATAGCAAACTGTTCCGGCACATCGGCGAAGGTTTCAAAGTCGGCACCGACCACCCAGTCATGGACAATCGTACCATCGGCGTCCACCTCGTGTTTGTCGGCTATTAAGCCTTCAAACATATTCACGCCCAAACCTGCCCGGAATGACAGCGGGATATCAAAGCTATTGGTTGCCAGAATAGCGTCAACCTGGCTTGAGTTTAAGCCGGGCGCCGGAAGGACCGTTTTTGTAAGGTCGGATCCGGTATATGCCTGTGCCGTACCAAGATTATTGATGCTAAAGGCAAGATCCAGGCCCTTAACGCCTGTTTTGTAGCGAGTTCCAATATCGAATGATACACCCGAGGCCGACATACTGCTGAAGCCATGGTCAACGTAGCGTGCTGTAACACCAAACGAGAATTGTTCGGTAAGGTATCCCGCAAGCGTGGCCCCCACCGCAATGTCATTTACGCTGTATAGTCCGCCGGCAGAACCGGTTGGGTCGGCCGTAGTTGTAATTGGAATATCTCCACTGCTGAAGGATACAAAGCTTGCAGCAAATTTAAACTTGTCACTGAGCGGAATAGAAGCAGCAGCAAAGCTATGCGTGGTACCTGCCAGCCAGAACGTCTGGCTGAAGTCTGCCCCGTAAGACTTGACCTGGGCAAGACCGGCAGGATTCCAGAAAATCGCCGTTAAGTCATTGGAAAGGGCACTGTATGCACCGGCCATAGCAGTTCCCCGGGCACCAACACCAACTTTTAAGAACTGTCCACCGGACAACCCCACCTTGGTGTATTCGCCGGCAGTCACGGCCACTAACTGGCTCAGGGCTGTAGAGGTAGCTGTCAGGTAGAGCACTGCAACACTGCATGCCCGCACTAAGTATATCGAGAGGGTATTCATAATGTTTAGCATCTCCTGATCACTCTTGGGTTTGAATCCGTGCTCCGCCAAGCACGATTGTAAATTTCTTAGTTACCGACGTTCCGTCCGGTGTCTCAATTTTGGCAATTAACATCTGGCTTACCACACGCTGACGGTTCTTGCTAAGCAGATCCCATACGTATGTGCCAAAGGTATGCGGATCATCTGATGTTGATTCATCGTGGTTGTACGTTGTTACCAGTTCACCGCTCAGCGTATAGATTGAAATTTTGGCTTGTCGGGGCAGACGTGTAAAGTACAAACGTCCTTCGTACGGCGAACGCATTCCTTCGTGAGTTACATAGTATGGGTTGGGAACAACCTGAATCTGTTCAAGTTCGGATTCGGTGTACGGCCGGCCAGAAATATCGGGGCTATCATGACCAATCTTAGCATACACCTTGGTTGAATCCATCGGGAAGCCGAAAGCACCGCCAAATGTGTACAGTCTGATTTTATCACCGGGTTTAAAGTCAGTAGCGGGAGGAATCGGTTTTTCGGAACTTGCAGTATTGCCATGGAACGGAACGTTCACAGGTGCAACACGTAAACCGGCGGCGGCATTCCTGGATCCGAACCGGGAGAAGTCGATTACAAACTGAGCACCTGCAATGGTAATCACGTGTGTAAAGTCCAGAGTATCCTTGCCTGTTGTAGAGAGGTTACGGCTCAGGTAGTAGCGTCCCATCGTTCCCACGGGGCTGCCACTGTTTGAATCTGCTGCAAAGTATTTCAGTGTAGCTGTGGTGAAATTGCCATAGCGTGAATTTCTCCAGCCGTAAGCAGCTGTGGAATACGAGCCAACAGGTGTAAGTTCAGGATTCGGGAAATCAGCGCGCAACTGAATTGAGTCCATTGTAAATTGAGCTGCCTTCAGTTCTGCCGGGTACGACACCGTAACAGAACCAACGGTTCCATCGGGTCTGGCATCCGATCGGTCAAATGACTCAACATTACGAACGTGCATCGTAAGGTATGGTACGTTTTCAAATGTTGCACGTTTACCGTCATCACTGTCATCGCCAATCTTGGTTGACGTAGAAAATCCGGTTGTGATCGTTTCGGTCCCGCCTTCACCAAAGGTGATTTCATAGATTCCGGGGCCGTTATTGTAACTAACATCCCAATTGACACCCGGGCTGAGCTGCCATCCTGGGTAGGGTTCTTCGAAGTAGGCCGGCGGACGGTTCAGGTTGCTTTTATCATTGTACACCTGTGCACTTTTCCGTGCAGCACCAACATAGATGTTGGGGTCACCACCACTAATGATATCGCCTTTGGGGAGGGTACGGTAAACCCCGCCGTACTGTTGTATGGCATAGTCAAACCCAATACCAACTGTACCAAGGGCATACTTGTTACCAAAGCACTCAGCACTCGTGATGTACGAACCCGAGCGGACAACTTTTTCCATGTTATCGGGCATGTGGAACGAGTTGGTATCAACGCGAATTAGTGTCCCGGTAACAGGATCAAATACCTTCGTAATCATTAACCCGGTAGCTGAATCAAGAAATTCCTTGTTATTGTTTACATCTACCCAGGTTAGGGCATTCTCGGTAAAGTTGCCGTTAAGACCGGCACCACCGCAGAGCTGCGGAGGCAGGTTAGACTGCCATTGAGAAATCATAGCTTGGGTTGCGGAATCGCGTAGCGTCATTACCAACCCGTACCATCCAACCGGTGTGGTGGCAGGATCCTGATCGTGGTCTATTCCAAACCAGGTAC
This is a stretch of genomic DNA from Ignavibacteria bacterium. It encodes these proteins:
- a CDS encoding rRNA pseudouridine synthase, whose product is MRSDGNRRIVQERSQKRPFSKKNEAELPDHEVRLNKAIADAGVASRRTADDLVRNGNVTVNGVVCTELGRKIGIHDVVAVNGEIITRYKHLTYILLNKPKDVISTSNDELGRTTIFDIVRLRTRLFSVGRLDRNTTGVLLITNDGDLSNRLMHPRYGIVRAYNVALDKPLQEKHAAAIAAGVELDDGPSRPCEVFVNPKDAHKVQIEITEGRNREVRRLFEHFGYDVKKLDRKYYAFLSTQGLARGEYRHLTRSEVTRLRRLVGLESQPGSRR
- a CDS encoding lysophospholipid acyltransferase family protein — translated: MAHRFQYTVISILSAVLQKCGLRCTRKFGKMLGLLLMLQTKRRMITYDNISKAYPGHSDEWKGALVRGAYVNLGITFAEMLYSKALSADDLINQVTFSGLDVVAERARNGLPSILLSGHFGNWEYLAMAAGVCLHKPLTIVVHPQHNAYLDAELNTIRTRFGNIVVPMHKAARTLVRTIQEGGIVAFLADQHASADHDPQIEFFGRPTPTYSAPAALALKFNVPMFLGTAVRHDTGKYSVNVQPVPSADLSDNPESVIELTHRHVAMLESEIRANPHLWSWQHRRWRM
- a CDS encoding GWxTD domain-containing protein gives rise to the protein MKGAEQSINILADAVQFRTSVGSTRWEFQYSFPDTTLTPTRTATGDYEGELLCTLRLRTPDGDTITDRWIAAGPLPGLVFKHSRFFTGVRSFELPPGRYHALLNVQDYVNTKRAAMLQFDFDVRGFGQKIEMSDLMFTAPSAGDVVPHYTRNGVVAIPNPRHEFSGTDPNISVYFEVYQALANHADTLAVEFEVLDFALQPVLNQHAKLLGSGNGLVVSESIPAGALRTGVYTLNVRIFQYPTSGNTPIASRSERFYILNPELPPEGTILLTEEQRFLASEWAVCEGSKLKLELELSDVLATKAEKQTLAGLTDVRAQQRYLYRFWQSRDPDLSTPVNERLDEFRSMLKRAQAFYASPAFKDGWRSDRGRTLLKYGPPTQTTQHIQTIDTKPYEEWFYQGIQGGVYFYFVDVQGQANHKLVHSTMIGEVRNEKWFEIYAKAFEPDPMPTRSLTPTAR
- a CDS encoding PorV/PorQ family protein, coding for MNTLSIYLVRACSVAVLYLTATSTALSQLVAVTAGEYTKVGLSGGQFLKVGVGARGTAMAGAYSALSNDLTAIFWNPAGLAQVKSYGADFSQTFWLAGTTHSFAAASIPLSDKFKFAASFVSFSSGDIPITTTADPTGSAGGLYSVNDIAVGATLAGYLTEQFSFGVTARYVDHGFSSMSASGVSFDIGTRYKTGVKGLDLAFSINNLGTAQAYTGSDLTKTVLPAPGLNSSQVDAILATNSFDIPLSFRAGLGVNMFEGLIADKHEVDADGTIVHDWVVGADFETFADVPEQFAIGTEYTFREFVSLRAGYRFGQSEFGLSGGVGLVYRTGSFDGRLDYSVSPSANLGMVNRVSVSFFID